Proteins found in one Canis aureus isolate CA01 chromosome 19, VMU_Caureus_v.1.0, whole genome shotgun sequence genomic segment:
- the GADD45B gene encoding growth arrest and DNA damage-inducible protein GADD45 beta, protein MTLEELVACDNAAQKMQTVSAAVEELLVAAQRQDRLTVGVYESAKLMNVDPDSVVLCLLAIDEEEEDDIALQIHFTLIQSFCCDNDIDIVRVSGMQRLAQLLGEPAETQGTAEARDLHCLLVTNPHTDAWKSHGLVEVASYCEESRGNNQWVPYISLQER, encoded by the exons ATGACGCTGGAAGAGCTCGTGGCGTGCGACAACGCGGCGCAGAA gaTGCAGACCGTGAGCGCCGCGGTGGAGGAGCTGCTGGTGGCCGCGCAGCGCCAGGACCGCCTCACCGTGGGGGTGTACGAGTCAGCCAAGTTGATGAATGT GGACCCTGACAGCGTGGTCCTGTGCCTGCTGGCCattgatgaggaggaggaggacgacatCGCCCTGCAGATCCACTTCACGCTCATCCAGTCCTTCTGCTGTGACAACGACATCGACATCGTCCGGGTGTCAGGCATGCAGCGCCTGGCCCAGCTGCTGGGAGAGCCGGCGGAGACCCAGGGCACCGCCGAGGCCCGAGACCTGCACTGCCTCCTGGTCACG AACCCTCACACAGACGCCTGGAAAAGCCACGGCCTGGTGGAGGTAGCCAGTTACTGCGAAGAGAGCCGAGGGAACAACCAGTGGGTTCCCTACATCTCCCTCCAGGAGCGCTGA